The genome window GGGGTTTTTCCGTCCTATTGCGACATATTAATTGTTGCTGCCGATCGCGCGTAAAATATTTTTGATAAAATTTTGTCTCGCAATCCGGCGGCAACGCTTAAAAAAACTGGCAATTTTTGTCAGCCCGATCGCAGAATTGACTCCCCCGACTTTACTCACGCCGCGCAGGCACGCCCGCTACGGCAAAATTATTTATCTATAAGACTCAGGTGAACAAGAACCGTACTGTTTCAGATACTAAGCGAAGTTTCTATACGATTCACACTCGACCGATCAACTCAATTTACCGTCGAGTGGTGGAAGAGTTGATGGTAGAAATGCACTTGCTTTCGGCAAATGCCGATTTTCAATACGACCCGATTTATGCTTTGGGTGTAGTGACAGCTTTCGATCGATTCATGCTTGGGTACGTCCCAGAAGCCGACAGAGTTTCGATTTTTAACGCTTTGTGCAAGTCCGTAGAAGACGATCCAGATCGCTACAAGCAAGACGCTCAGCGATTGGAAAGCTTGGCGGATAGACTTTCCGGGCAAGAGTTGCTCTCGTGGCTCGATCGCTCGACCAGCTTTGAAGATACAGCGGATTTGCAAGCGTCTTTAGGGGCGATCGCCAGCAACCCTCAATTTAAGTACAGCCGCTTGTTCGCGATCGGTTTGTTCTCGCTATTAGAAAAAGCTGACCCTAACTTAGTAAAAGACCAAGAAACGCGAAACGATGCGATCGCCAAAGTCAGTGCGGGCTTGCACCTCCCAGAAGACAAAGTTAGCAAAGATTTAGATTTGTACCGCAGCAATTTGGAAAAAATGGCTCAAGCGCGAATAGTGCTTCAAGATGTCATCCAAGCGGAACGGAAAAAACGCGAAAAACGAGAGACAAAAGTTACCGCTGCCCCTTCGGCTGAGTCTTCTGACAGCAACAATTAATCGTTTGAAAGAAGAAGGAAGTTCGGCAACGGATTCGCTTTCGTCGGATGTAACGGATGTAACGGATGTCAGGAACAAGGAAGTTCGGCAACGGATTCGCTTTCGTCGGATGTAACGGATGTAACGGATGCCAGAAAAAAGGAAGAAGAAAGAGGGAGTTTTTTATTTTTTAATCAAATCAAAACTCTTAAATTTTAATTTTTTTTCTGGAATTCTGGCTTCTGCCTTCAGATGAATCTTGCTGGCTCAAAAACTAAAAATCCCGCTTTCTGAATTGAGCGGGATCGACTTAATCAAAATAGAACTGTTGGGGTGGTACTAAGGCTGGGGTTCAAAATTAGTGGCGTTAGCTTGCAGCCAAGTGCTTAGCTGTGAAAGAACTTCGTTTCCCGAAGACTTGCCCAAAGCTGTGGGGTTTGGGGTGTCGGGCCGATCCAAGTTGCGGGCGATCGCTGCGTTGACTTCTTTGGAAATCAAATCGTGAAGTTGCTCTTTAGCCCTAGCCCTTTGAAAGTGAGCTCCCTCTTCCGTCGTAGCGTACAGAGGTGGCAGCCTATTTAAAGCATAAGCTGCAATATCTCCCACATCCAGACTCAGGTCGCTCGTCGCCTCAATTTCTGCAACCCTAGCGATCGCATCGCTGAGTACCAATTCTTCCATCACATTGATGAACTGTTTGCGTGGCAGTACCACCACTTCCCCAGTTAACAAAGATCCCATCAGACGATCGAGAGCCATGTACTCTTCGATCGACAATTCCGAAGCCGTATTGCAGATCCGTCCCACCTCAGCTTCCATAGACGGCGTTAAATAGCCATCCTGCAAAGCCTGTTCAACAATTTTTTCAATACTCATATATGCGTCCCCGCTCAACGGCATCATCAATAAAGTTTTGTGAAGACGCGATTGTTAGCGTCTTGAGATTCGAGTTTTGAGAGTTGAGTTGAGAAATTTTATACAAATCTTAACTCAATACTGATAACTCATCACAGTTATCTGCACACCCCAGCCACAAACTTACCCCATAATTGACTGATAAATCCGTCAAAACCTGTAAAAACTCCTACTCAACTCCCTGAAGCCGCCAAGGTACAGGATCGACGGACTGCCCGTGTACGTACAGTCCCCAGTGCAGGTGAGGGCCTGTGGAAGCCCCCGTTGACCCCAGAGCACCGATTACTTGACCGGCTTTCACGACATCGCCTTCCTTGACATCAATCCGGCTGAGGTGCATCAAAATACTTGCGACCCCCTGACCGTGGTCAAGACCAACGACATTCCCGTGGATTTTGAACCCTTGGGATTCGCGTCCCACTAGAGAAACCCGACCTGCTGCCGGTGCGACTACAGGGGAACCGTAAGCACCCGCGTAATCAACGCCGCGGTGGTAGTAGTCTTGAGCAAATACCCCATTATAATAACGTCGCACCCCGTAAATAGTGGTAATTTCGCCGGAGTTGGGGCGCAACAATTTGCCGTCCCAAAATTTTTCTGGTGTCACGAGTGCTTTAAATGCGTCTACGCGATCGAATTCAGCATCTGTACCTTCGCTGTCTTTCCCAGGCGGAAGCCAGATGGATTGAGTGGGAAAATCTCGATCGCGCACTTGCACGCTCAACTTCTGCACTTGTCCGTCACCTGCGACTTGGATTTGGCGGGCACCGGGTTTCTCTACCGGAGTCGTCGGCAGCAAAGCCCGAAAGCGGCCGTTGCCCATGGGAAACGCGGGGTAGTTTTTTTGCTGTAGAGAAACTGTTGGAGTTTCCCCGCCGTTACCGTCAACCTGAATCATTACTGACAGCGTATCCCCCAGTTCGGGATTGGTCGGCGTCACAACTACCTGCAAAGCTTGCACGGGCAGGACAAAACTTAGAATACCAGCAACAATTCCCCCGATCGAACTCACCGTTAGCTGCTTTGCCTTCAACCCTCCCCACCGGAAAATAGGACTCACAATTATTTTTGCACTTTGTCGGCAGTTGCCTTGATTTACCTTCGTCATCACCGATATCCTAAATTCTTATCTAGCTAATGTTACACAAAGTAGCTAACTCTAGCACGCTCTCACTGCAAAGGGTAACGCAATGTTAGGACTTGCGCCAAGTCGGTAAATGTAGCCTGTAAAAGCGCAAAACCCAACGCACGATTTGCCTTGTTTGTAGCGTAACTGGGTAAGTTTTGAGTATTTGGCGTATGTATTAAGTAAATGCCATAGTGATTAATCATAGAAAGGTCAAAATGCCATGCCAAACGATCAAAATCAACCCAGAGAATATGATGCCGTCAAAGGCGGTCAAAATTTAACTCCTGTCGATGCTGCGGTACTGGGAGGAATTGCCGGCGTTAAAAGCCGCCTAGCCTCGCCCTCTGTCGAAGTGAGAATCATCGGACTCTCCGAAGCGCTCAAATATGGAGAAGCAGGGTTAGATTTGATACTGGGAGCATTGCAGGATGAGTCAGTACAGGTGAAATTAGCTGTTTATTCACTACTGAAAGATAGAAATGAGGAGAAGATAAAACAACATTTACAAAACTATTTTTTTGATTTTGATGTCATCACAGTTGATTCAAATGGACGAGAAAGCAGTCGCAGCAAGTCGTTTGCTTTCTACTTCCCCGAAGACCTAGGAAATGGAATTGTGTTGGAAATGGTTTACATTGCCGGCGGCACATTGATGGTAGATTCGCCAGTAACAGAAGTTGATAGATATAGAGATTATGGGGCAGGTGGGAAGCCTCAAGTCACAATACCCGCTTTTTATGCAAGCAAATACCCCATCACCCAAGCACAGTGGGAAGCAGTAATGGGAAAGAGAATCAACGAATCGAGTTTCACAGGCGAAAAACTTCCTGTTGAAAATGTATCGTGGCATTTGGCCTTACAATTCATTAGAAAACTATCGGAAAAAACTGGTAAAAAATATCGTTCCCTGAGTAAAGCAGAATGGGAATATGCTTGTCGTGCCGGTGCAACAGCAGCCCCATTTGAGGGACATTATTTTATGGAAATTATAAAAGAAGTTAACCGTGAAGGCAATCATCCCGACTTTGATGCACCGCAGGGTTTTCATCGCCAAATAAAGGATGTGGGAAGTTTTGGACCCAATGCTTTTGGACTTTACGATATGCACGGCAAGGTTGCGGAGTGGTGTGGCAATAGTGGCTTAAATGATGCCGATAGAGGTCCCGAGGCTAGCGGTATTATCTCGCTCTCAGTAAGGATGGGGCTTGAATCTATCGGCCATACAGATCTCAAGTGCTTCAATCGCATCTTGTACCTGTGTCACAGCCCGTATCGAGAAGGCATCGGTTCTTCTTTGATAGAGGGCGTTCGCGTAGCAATGTCGTCGTATTCTTCCCCATCCTAGTTTTCCCGGTAAAGGATCTTCTCTCTGGCTATTTGGCTCTTTTTGCTGTTGATTCTTTGTAGGGTGCGTCGCCTTCTAAAATCTACAAGTTCCAGCGACAATCTGTCAGCAATGCTTTCTTGCAGTTTATTTTCCGAGAACTTTCCTCAAATTCTCTAGTTATTTTAGCCTATTTTGGCAAAATAGTATTGATTCCCAATTTTACAATCTCCTCTAAAATGATATGAGATAAAAATTAACAATTGCTATATTTTTATCACCTAGAATTATAGGGATTCAAAGGTAGCGGTGAAACCATCTAAGGTTAAGCATTCTTCCCTAAATTCCTCTACATCGTTGACATCCTCAAGCTGATATTCCATGATGCGTTGACCATCGCCTTTCATCTTTTTGGAAGAAAGAGGTGTGGCCGGATATTTGGCAGCTATCGCTTTGAAAGCTTTGGAATGGGTATCCCAGCTTGCAGCAGAACATTTTATGATTAAAAGCCACATGATTAAATTCCTCCTTTGGTTTGGTTTACTAATAGTCTGACACGAGTAAAACTTAGATCGATAGTGCCGAAAAATCGAGGGATTCTGTGGTTTGGAAAAAACCTAAAAGCCGATCGACTATGTGAGCGACACCACCCTTAACATTAGACTCAACATTCAAAGGCATCACCGGATCGTGGAGTGATAAGCGTAACAGAAACCAGCCGGATTCGCTAGGTGACGTGCAGGAAATTCGCAGACCTTCGTAGTTATTGGGAACTATTTTCCAGTCTGCTTGCGTTGAGACAAATTCTTGCAGTTGCTCGAGAACGCGAGATCCGTGAGCCTTGAAATCATCCACACCCATTTTAATCCGAAATTCTGCACTTTCTTCGGGTTCTTTTAAATTGGCAATTAAATCTGGCAAAGATTGATTTGCTAGCTTTGATTTAGCCAATTCAATCAATAATTTGCTGACCAAATAAGCGCCATCATCCAGAAAGTAATTTTCTTTCAAAGCTCCATGTCCAGAGGTTTCAATCGCCAGCCATGATTCCTGTCCGGCTTCATTGAGGCGGATCGACTCGTCAATCACATTTTTGTAGCCGCGTTTAAAGCGATGGTGAATCCCTTTTAAATCTTGTTCGATGAATTGTGTTAAGCCATCGGAGGTGATAGAATCGGTGACAATGGTAGAGCCTGGGTGTTCTTGTAATACGATCGCAGAAATCAAGGCAATTAAGCGATTGCGATTGAGTTCCTTGCCAACTCGATCGACGGCCGCACTGCGATCGACATCCGTATCAAAAATAATCCCAAAATCAGCTTGATGTTCAATTACCGCTTGACAAATTGACTGCATTGCCTGTTTATCTTCGGGATTTGGCACATGATTGGGGAAAGTACCATCGGGTTCTAAAAACTGACTGCCCGTGGTGTCTGCACCTAAAGGTTTTAAGACTTGATCGACATAAAAACCGCCCGCACCATTGCCCGCATCCACAACAATTTTTAATCCTGTCAGCGGCTGTTCAAAGTTATCGGGATGATTGACTGCTTCGCGAATTTTTGTGACAAATTGGTTAGCATAAACAGAGATGAAATCATGCTTTGTAATGTTACCGGGCGATGCGGCTGGCTGAAAATTATTGCTTTGGGCTAGTGCTAAGATATCTGTAATATCCTGTTTTTGTAACCCACCTTTGGCGGTGAAAAATTTTAAGCCGTTTCGATTAAATGGCAAATGGCTAGCAGTGAGCATAATCGCGCCGTCGCAATCAAAACCAGGGGTAATGGTACTCATAAACATGGCGGGGGTTGAGGCCATGTCAAAGTCGTACACTGTTGCACCAACTGAGGCGATTCCCTCCATGACTGCTTGCATTAAGGTTGGCCCTGATAGGCGACTGTCGCGCCCGATCGCGATCGTTAATTCTGCGCCGGGTTTGTTGACTTTTTGCACCAGCCAACTGACAAAGGATTTACCTAAGATTGTCGCAATTTCGGGGGTGAGGTTGACTTTTTCATTGGGAACGCCTTCGAGGGCGATACCGCGAATGTCCGATCCATTTTGAAGTTTTGCCCAGTTGAAGTTTTGCATAATAATTGATGGTAAGTAAAAAGATCGGAGTCGGCGGTTGCAACCGATCTTACAAAGTTTTGTCTGCGGCTAGACTGTTCGACTCAGCTTAGCCGAACGTCTTTCGCGGACTAATAAATAAACAGGGGAGAAATTTGGGATTTGGTATTATTAGTCATTAGGGTGACAGAGTTTTTCAATTCAATCAGCTAATCGGCATTTAAGTTGTATTTAAACAAACAATCCCAGTCTTGTGGGTGGGATTTGAGCAACTCTGAAAATATCCAATTGAAATGTTGAACCGTTTACTGGGAATTTTGGCCCCATCACCGCTAAGATTAAGTTCTAATTCCTTAGTCGCGTTCAACGCTGTAAATTGCCTGCAAGCGGAACTCACCATGAGGGGGAACTTCCACAATATCTGTAGCTGCATTGGTCGTTTCTACACAGAGTAAACGCTGATAATCTGCATCATCAAGGTCGGCCATATTTGCAGAAATTGTCACCCACGGATTCCACACTACGGCGGATTTGCTACCCGATGATTTAATGCGAATCCGACGATTCAAGGCGCTATCGTCAATGACTAATTCATTGGTGACATCAAGATAAATGCGATCGACTTCACCTGTTACTACCACTGCACCCACTTGAGTTTTTTCGACACCACCATCCGCTTTATCAAGATACTGGCTATTTTCTAAGCCTAAAACCTGCACGCGGTTGATATCGCCGACTTGGAAATAGGTGTGCAAAGCTTGGGTGAGGGGAAATGCTTTGTCGCCTAGATTGCGGGTGATTAATTCTACAGCGAGGGTGGTCCCGATCGTAATTACGATCGCCAGTTCAAAGGCTTGGGGCCAAATTGCTCTAGTTTCATCGGTATCCTTGAGTCCGAGAGTGACTTTGGTTGCGCCGTCTGGGGTTGTGGCGGTTTCTAGCACATTCCAGAGGCGATTCCGCACAAACCCATGACTCGGACGCCCCAAGGCTTCGGGATCTGGGCCAAACCAGGGCCAACAGATTGGTATACCGCCTTTGATGGCTTTCCCTTCGGCATAGTAGGCTTTTTCGCTGACGAACATCAAGTCTGTGGCTTCGGTGGCTGGTTGAAAGGAGAGCACTTGACCGGAATATACAGAAATTAAGGCTTTGGCTTGACCGTTGTCGATGTGAATCATCGGGAAACCACCGTTTCCCGTGGCGAAGGTGAGGTGGCCGGCAATGCCGTAGTCTGTGTTTAATTGGTCAATACTCATGCTGTTAGCTTGGTTAATTGCTTTACAATTATCCGATATTATGGTTGCTAGATTGATTAGATTGTTGGGTTGGACGGGGGAAGGTGCGATCGACACAACGATGCACTCAGACAAACGAATTAGGAGTGCCAACCGATCGCGAGGGGATGTGCGATCGAACCTACCGACAGACATTGCTGAGTGCTCCGCAAGCAAGCTAATGCAGCATTTCATCAAAACACGGCGCAGCCGCAAAACTCCGCATCTCTTCGAGGGTATCAAGAGCAACGACAAAATTACTTGTCTAAAACCTAAATCTTTATTGTTAGCAAAACCGGGGATTACTATAAAAAAACACAAAAGTGCCTGAATAACTATCCAGTATATCGGGTCAATCCGCAAGCAGGGCTTGAATAAATACAAACGATTTTAACTAATCCTTTTTACCCATCGCATATCTGTGAACGTACACCCCGATCAAACCACTCACTACAAAAAGGTAATTAAAATCACTCCACCCGCCTGAAATAGATTATAAAAAGTAACTTAATTTAATCTCACCGTGCTCATCGGGTTGAGGTGAAACATTACCCCAAATCAAGCCGCACTGCCTAGATAAACTTGCAAGAGGTTAAGCTTTTTGGGAGGAGTGAAACTCTTTAGCCTCACAAAATACCGGGTTATATAGTTGCAGTTGTCCTGGCTTCCCAACTACAGTCAACCCACTAAACATAGTCAACACATTAGACACTATAATATAACTTTATACTTTTTTCATAAAGTTGTGCAAGAAGACTTCCGACTGATCGTTGACTTAGTTCTAGTTCTCGCTGCTGCCGCAGCAGGAGGACTCTTTGCATCGCTGTTGCGACAGCCGGTAATTCTCGGGTATCTCCTGGGAGGGATCGTAGTTGGGCCGGCAGGTTTGGGGCTGATTAAAGAATTAATTCAGGTAGACACCCTGGCTGAATTCGGGGTTGCCTTTCTGTTATTTGCCTTGGGAGTGGAATTTTCCTTCGCCGAACTCCAGAAAGTTAAAACCATTAGTTTGGGCGGGGGGGGCTTGCAAATTGTGCTGACGATCGCCATTACTACTGCAATTTCCTTGGCTGTAGGGTGGGTAGAATCGCCCGCTCAAGGCGTGTTTTTGGGAGCGATTCTGTCGCTTTCTTCGACAGCAGTTGTACTCAAGTGCTTGATGGAGCGCAATGAATCCGGTACTTCCCACGGTCAAGTCATGCTGGGAATATTAGTAGTTCAAGATTTGGCTTTGGGGTTAATGCTAGCAGTTTTGCCTGCCCTCAACCAGCCCGCAGAAGCGATCGGCCAGACGGTAGCGTGGGCCCTGCTGCGGATCGGGTTATTTGCTGTCGGTGCTGTAGCAGCAGGCATTTGGATCGTACCGCAGTTGCTGCGATTCCTCGCGAAAACAGAAAGCCGGGAACTGTTTTTGCTGGGAGTTGTGGTTTTGGCTTTAGGGATTGCGCTACTGACAGAATATTTGGGTTTTTCGATCGAGATGGGCGCATTTGTCGCGGGTTTAATGATTTCGGAGGTGGAATATGCCGACCAAACTCTAACTTATGTCGAGCCTTTGCGAGATATTTTTGCATCCTTATTTTTTGTCACCATCGGAATGTTAATTGACCCGATGTTTCTGTGGAACCATCTAGAAGTAATTCTGGGACTGGTATTTATAGTATTTGTCGGCAAATTCTCGATCGTAACGCCGATCGTCCGACTATTTGGCTATCCGCTAAAAACAGCATTGATCGCAGGTTTGGGCTTAGCTCAAATAGGAGAATTCTCCTTTGTACTCGCTAGTGCCGGCCAAGTTATGGGGCTGGTTTCGCGGAACGTTTACCTGTTAATTTTAGGAACGACAGCAGTCACCCTCGTGCTGACTCCGTTTGTATTGAGAAGCGTGCCGCAGTTATTGAAATGGGCGGAAAATTTCGGGCCTTTGCAGGGCTACTTTGACGAAACATCTCAACCTGTGGCAATAGCTGAAACTTTGCCGGAACAAAATTATGTTGTGGTTTGCGGCTACGGGCGAGTCGGCAGAATTTTAGTCAAAATGCTGCAAAGCCGCAACTGTTCAGTTGTGGTGATCGACGAGTCAGAAAGTAGAATTCAAGAGTGCAGAGTCCAAGGAATTCCTTACATTTACGGGAATGCTGCCAGCTTGCACGTATTGGAAGCCGCGCGGGTGGAACGGGCAAAAGCAATGGCGATCGCCCTTCCCGATCCCATGAGCACTCGCTTGTGTCTGAAGCGGGCTTTAGAATTAGTCCCGGATTTGGATATTGTGGTGCGGGCCAACCAAGATAAAGACATCGAACTGCTTTACCAACTGGGGGCCTGGGAAGTTGTGCAGCCGGAGTTTGAGGCCAGTTTAGAACTGTCTTCCCACTTGCTCGCTAGCATGGGCATCTCGGCAATGGCGATCGGGCGGGAAGTGCAGCAAATTCGCAGCAGCCGCTATCTCGAATTGCGGCCGCCGCGCGAACCTTTGGCGGTTTCGCGGGATTTGAAAGTGGCGGTTCGAGATATGAACAGCGAGTGGTACAGCTTGCCGTCGGGTTCTCCCATTGCCAGCATGACTCTGGAAGAAACTAACTTGCGACAGTTGACAGGGGCCAGCGTAATGGCGATCGTCCGCGAGAATGGCGAGGAAATTGATTATCCCAACGGGAAGACAGCTTTGCACGCTGGCGATCGACTTTTTGTAGTAGGAGAACCGGAAGAACTCATCAGTTTTGAGTTGCTGGCGAAGGGGGAAGTTGCAGTTCCGCAGGGGGACAGTTCTTGCCAGTGGCTGAGGCTGCCAGCAAACAGCCCTTGGGCGGGCAAAAAACTGTCAGAGGTAGATTTGCTGACCCAGTACGGGGTGCAGGTGCGGGCGATCCGCCGGGAAGGGAAATTTACTCGCTGGCCCGACGGAACTACGAATTTGCAAGAAGGCGATCGTTTGCTGCTGTGCGGCGGCTTCTACGAGCTCGGCTTGATGCAGCGGACGGCCTCACCGCCGGTGCCGCAACCTGCTTTAAAGCTGCCTTTGGTCAAGGCCCAAGTCAGCGAAAAGCTGTTTAGCGATTAGTCAGCGGGCAGTTGGCAGTTGGCAGTTGGCAGTTGACTGTGGTGAGCTTTCTAGCGAACAGTCAACAATGCCCCATGCCCCATGCCCCATGCCCCATGCCCCATGCCCCACTCTTACCCGTTGGGTTTGACATAAGCAATTGCCGGCCGCGAGATCATAATTTGTGTTTCTGACGGATCGAGGAGGCAAATGCAGCTATTATCCTGCCAAAAAATTCTGCCCGCTAGTAAGTCGCCGGTAAGGAGTTTGATCTCCACCTGTTTTTTGTCTTTGATGTAGCTTTGTATTAAGCGAACGCTGGGCAATCCGGTTTCAAATTCAGACATAGTTCAGAAAAATATAGTCAAATATTACCTTAAACCATATTCTTCTGTTTATACCCTTTAACCCGTACTGGCAGAATTACAAGCGCCTCTACTCAATGAGGCAGAAACCCCTTGGCAGTTACTTTTTGACGAATATTCATTGAGCCGTTGACATCAGCATTAATTAGATATCCCTGTGAAGTTATAAATATTATATTTGTTTATATTTCACTAGAAAGGACTATAAATTGCATAAAGTTTTATAATACTGGGAAATGGGTAATTTGGTCAGCAAATTATCTAATCAGTTTTAACCAAAAGAGGTTTGTTTTTATGCCGATCGAGTTTGCGAAGTATCACGGACTGGGAAATGATTTTATTCTGATTGACAACCGCCACTCGTCAGAACCTGTGATTACACCAGAACAAGCTGTGGATTTGTGCGATCGACATTTCGGGATTGGCGCAGACGGCGTGATATTTGCTCTTCCGGGTCAAAACGGCACTGACTATACGATGCGGATTTTTAACTCGGACGGTTCGGAACCGGAAATGTGCGGCAACGGAATTCGCTGTTTGGCTAAGTTTATCGCCGATTTGGAAGGGTCAGAGGCAAAAACTCAGTACCGCATCCACACTCTGGCTGGTGCGATCAGCCCGGAATTGCGATCGGACGGTCAGGTTAAGGTGGATATGGGGGTTCCCCGGCTGCTGGCTGCGGAAATTCCGACAACTTTGGCCGCACCGGATGCCAAAGTTATAGATGTGCCGATCGAAGTTGCTGATAAATCTTGGTCTGTTACCTGCGTCAGCATGGGCAATCCTCACTGCATTACCTTTGTAGAGGATGTTGCGGCTGTTGCTTTAGAAACTGTCGGGCCTCAATTCGAGCACAACAAAGCATTCCCGCAGCGTACCAATACGGAATTTATTCAAGTGGTACGTTCGGACTACGTAAAAATGCGGGTGTGGGAAAGAGGCGCGGGTGTTACTCTAGCTTGTGGGACTGGTGCTTGTGCTGCTGTGGTAGCTGGCGTGTTGGTAGGGAAGTGCGATCGGGCAACTGCGGTTGAACTCCCCGGCGGCGTTTTGGAAATCGAATGGGCAGAAGTTTCTGGGCGGATTTACATGACCGGGCCGGCACAGCGAGTATTTACTGGTTGTATTAGTCAT of Oscillatoria nigro-viridis PCC 7112 contains these proteins:
- the psb29 gene encoding photosystem II biogenesis protein Psp29, whose protein sequence is MNKNRTVSDTKRSFYTIHTRPINSIYRRVVEELMVEMHLLSANADFQYDPIYALGVVTAFDRFMLGYVPEADRVSIFNALCKSVEDDPDRYKQDAQRLESLADRLSGQELLSWLDRSTSFEDTADLQASLGAIASNPQFKYSRLFAIGLFSLLEKADPNLVKDQETRNDAIAKVSAGLHLPEDKVSKDLDLYRSNLEKMAQARIVLQDVIQAERKKREKRETKVTAAPSAESSDSNN
- a CDS encoding late competence development ComFB family protein; protein product: MSIEKIVEQALQDGYLTPSMEAEVGRICNTASELSIEEYMALDRLMGSLLTGEVVVLPRKQFINVMEELVLSDAIARVAEIEATSDLSLDVGDIAAYALNRLPPLYATTEEGAHFQRARAKEQLHDLISKEVNAAIARNLDRPDTPNPTALGKSSGNEVLSQLSTWLQANATNFEPQP
- a CDS encoding M23 family metallopeptidase, with product MTKVNQGNCRQSAKIIVSPIFRWGGLKAKQLTVSSIGGIVAGILSFVLPVQALQVVVTPTNPELGDTLSVMIQVDGNGGETPTVSLQQKNYPAFPMGNGRFRALLPTTPVEKPGARQIQVAGDGQVQKLSVQVRDRDFPTQSIWLPPGKDSEGTDAEFDRVDAFKALVTPEKFWDGKLLRPNSGEITTIYGVRRYYNGVFAQDYYHRGVDYAGAYGSPVVAPAAGRVSLVGRESQGFKIHGNVVGLDHGQGVASILMHLSRIDVKEGDVVKAGQVIGALGSTGASTGPHLHWGLYVHGQSVDPVPWRLQGVE
- a CDS encoding formylglycine-generating enzyme family protein: MPNDQNQPREYDAVKGGQNLTPVDAAVLGGIAGVKSRLASPSVEVRIIGLSEALKYGEAGLDLILGALQDESVQVKLAVYSLLKDRNEEKIKQHLQNYFFDFDVITVDSNGRESSRSKSFAFYFPEDLGNGIVLEMVYIAGGTLMVDSPVTEVDRYRDYGAGGKPQVTIPAFYASKYPITQAQWEAVMGKRINESSFTGEKLPVENVSWHLALQFIRKLSEKTGKKYRSLSKAEWEYACRAGATAAPFEGHYFMEIIKEVNREGNHPDFDAPQGFHRQIKDVGSFGPNAFGLYDMHGKVAEWCGNSGLNDADRGPEASGIISLSVRMGLESIGHTDLKCFNRILYLCHSPYREGIGSSLIEGVRVAMSSYSSPS
- a CDS encoding phosphomannomutase/phosphoglucomutase → MQNFNWAKLQNGSDIRGIALEGVPNEKVNLTPEIATILGKSFVSWLVQKVNKPGAELTIAIGRDSRLSGPTLMQAVMEGIASVGATVYDFDMASTPAMFMSTITPGFDCDGAIMLTASHLPFNRNGLKFFTAKGGLQKQDITDILALAQSNNFQPAASPGNITKHDFISVYANQFVTKIREAVNHPDNFEQPLTGLKIVVDAGNGAGGFYVDQVLKPLGADTTGSQFLEPDGTFPNHVPNPEDKQAMQSICQAVIEHQADFGIIFDTDVDRSAAVDRVGKELNRNRLIALISAIVLQEHPGSTIVTDSITSDGLTQFIEQDLKGIHHRFKRGYKNVIDESIRLNEAGQESWLAIETSGHGALKENYFLDDGAYLVSKLLIELAKSKLANQSLPDLIANLKEPEESAEFRIKMGVDDFKAHGSRVLEQLQEFVSTQADWKIVPNNYEGLRISCTSPSESGWFLLRLSLHDPVMPLNVESNVKGGVAHIVDRLLGFFQTTESLDFSALSI
- a CDS encoding D-hexose-6-phosphate mutarotase; protein product: MSVGRFDRTSPRDRLALLIRLSECIVVSIAPSPVQPNNLINLATIISDNCKAINQANSMSIDQLNTDYGIAGHLTFATGNGGFPMIHIDNGQAKALISVYSGQVLSFQPATEATDLMFVSEKAYYAEGKAIKGGIPICWPWFGPDPEALGRPSHGFVRNRLWNVLETATTPDGATKVTLGLKDTDETRAIWPQAFELAIVITIGTTLAVELITRNLGDKAFPLTQALHTYFQVGDINRVQVLGLENSQYLDKADGGVEKTQVGAVVVTGEVDRIYLDVTNELVIDDSALNRRIRIKSSGSKSAVVWNPWVTISANMADLDDADYQRLLCVETTNAATDIVEVPPHGEFRLQAIYSVERD
- a CDS encoding cation:proton antiporter; the encoded protein is MQEDFRLIVDLVLVLAAAAAGGLFASLLRQPVILGYLLGGIVVGPAGLGLIKELIQVDTLAEFGVAFLLFALGVEFSFAELQKVKTISLGGGGLQIVLTIAITTAISLAVGWVESPAQGVFLGAILSLSSTAVVLKCLMERNESGTSHGQVMLGILVVQDLALGLMLAVLPALNQPAEAIGQTVAWALLRIGLFAVGAVAAGIWIVPQLLRFLAKTESRELFLLGVVVLALGIALLTEYLGFSIEMGAFVAGLMISEVEYADQTLTYVEPLRDIFASLFFVTIGMLIDPMFLWNHLEVILGLVFIVFVGKFSIVTPIVRLFGYPLKTALIAGLGLAQIGEFSFVLASAGQVMGLVSRNVYLLILGTTAVTLVLTPFVLRSVPQLLKWAENFGPLQGYFDETSQPVAIAETLPEQNYVVVCGYGRVGRILVKMLQSRNCSVVVIDESESRIQECRVQGIPYIYGNAASLHVLEAARVERAKAMAIALPDPMSTRLCLKRALELVPDLDIVVRANQDKDIELLYQLGAWEVVQPEFEASLELSSHLLASMGISAMAIGREVQQIRSSRYLELRPPREPLAVSRDLKVAVRDMNSEWYSLPSGSPIASMTLEETNLRQLTGASVMAIVRENGEEIDYPNGKTALHAGDRLFVVGEPEELISFELLAKGEVAVPQGDSSCQWLRLPANSPWAGKKLSEVDLLTQYGVQVRAIRREGKFTRWPDGTTNLQEGDRLLLCGGFYELGLMQRTASPPVPQPALKLPLVKAQVSEKLFSD
- a CDS encoding Hfq-related RNA-binding protein, giving the protein MSEFETGLPSVRLIQSYIKDKKQVEIKLLTGDLLAGRIFWQDNSCICLLDPSETQIMISRPAIAYVKPNG
- the dapF gene encoding diaminopimelate epimerase, whose product is MPIEFAKYHGLGNDFILIDNRHSSEPVITPEQAVDLCDRHFGIGADGVIFALPGQNGTDYTMRIFNSDGSEPEMCGNGIRCLAKFIADLEGSEAKTQYRIHTLAGAISPELRSDGQVKVDMGVPRLLAAEIPTTLAAPDAKVIDVPIEVADKSWSVTCVSMGNPHCITFVEDVAAVALETVGPQFEHNKAFPQRTNTEFIQVVRSDYVKMRVWERGAGVTLACGTGACAAVVAGVLVGKCDRATAVELPGGVLEIEWAEVSGRIYMTGPAQRVFTGCISH